taacttttttttacttctaataGCAGTTATTGTTGTAACGTTGAGATTGAGCTCAACTAGAATGATAGAGAGTTTGGCAACAGCGCGGATAGTCGCATAgcaggtaaaataaaaaaaaatagtagtaaGCTAGATAAGTTCATCAGATAACATTTGGTTAGCTACAACTGTGTGTATAGAGAAGTATTTGTTGCAAATACTCAATATAGGTATTAATTCTCAACATTTCAAAGACCCCTAAATatcttgataaataatatttatttttgcaaacaggTTACAATGCAACTGTTTTACACATCAAATCTCTTAAATACttgcaaacatttatttatttgggacAAGATAAAATCAGTCTCGTTCTTTTAAACAGGTCAACGCAAAACAAACTTGTACATGAATctctaatgaaaataaatacaattttaataagcaCTTATTAAGATGACAACATTGAAATGTTGAAAACTATGTCGTCGGCAATTTGCCGTTCCCGTTCCATGGAAAATCtctacaacaaaaacaattcacTAACATTTTCTACACCGCTCCGTTACCCAAGAAaatagttttacatatttttagtttacaatATGTCACTAATACGCGAGACTGCTTACGTAATGCGCGATTAGTAGCCCACTTTCCTACCATCTAATTATGTGACAATAGAAGTAAGGCACGCTCGTTATACGTCCAGAAAACAATATTATGGGTGACGtaaatcaattatattatgtaccgcTGAAGATTGTTGCAGGTACCAATTTGTCACGGTGGATTAATTCCTTGTTCTAGGAAGCTGATACAAAATGCCTTATCAATCGAAGGAGCATAAGATATGGCATAATAATAGACTAGCGAGTTATCACGTAATCCTGTGATCATAGCGTAAACATGAATACCACGGAGAACTTAGTCTACACTATAACAAAACGTTTGCGATTTACATAAAACCAAATCTATTAATCACTGAAAATGTAGATgtagttcaataaaataaatatatagaattAACTGCTGAGTATGTATATATTTCCTAGTTAGTATGGGGTTGTTTAATCATAAAACTTTGATAAAATAGTTTGTCCAGCAGTCAGTTTTATGTCAACGTCAAAGCattaattccaattaaactataaatagttACTTATGAAATATTAACGATggtttattatgataaaaaagtaaattgttaGACAATATTTAGATCTAATCATCTAATAAGACCTCAAAAATCCTACCAATCACCTACAATCTGTTTCATACCATCTTCGAATCCACACATCACACAGCTTCTCTCGCAAGATTTTTGTGCCAACCTCAATCTTTGTCCAAATTGCATTGTTACAAAATCTGTATCAAATAAATCGCAAAAACATTACGTATTGCAAATCGACATTATCAAAAAAGTACCCCACTGATATAGGTAATGACTAAATGTAATGCATTACGATATCCGCTGGTTATGCGGCCCAGTTATACAACCATAGCATTCTACCTTGCACATTTACTTTGCTATACTTTGTTTTGTAATGCTACTCTATTCAGTGTTTACTTTATTAGTAAATTCTGGTCTCGGTGTGGAcatatgtattaataattatgtatgtaaaaatgaccgaatgattttgttaaaaaagcAGAAAATAGAAGGATCATTACGGATAGATACATGGGATAATAGACATTTAGCATTTTTTTTGGATTACGGTTTCCTAAATAGGAGAGATTTTATTAAACAGAACAGTTAACCTTCACAAAAATCCAATTacataatgaatattaaatatattcattATGTAATTGGATTTTTGTAAAAATCAATTATGCACTGAGAAATAACTCGTGTCCAATAGTTATCTACATATGTGGTAAACGACGCTACGACGACACAACGTAGCGCATCAGACAAGTGTAACCGAGGACCGACCGACTCGTTGATCTGTTAAATTAGTAACAGATCAACGAGTGAAGTAGTTCGCTTCAAAAATCGAACCTGAAAATGCAGTTCTACCATTTAAAacagattataaaattattggcACATGACAGACGTATACACGTACCTTtgcataacaaaataataaaataaatattttgattactttctcagttaagtataataatattttataatgtgtttCAGTACATGATGATTGATGTCGGTTCAATAATTCTTATTCACTTGAAAGTTATACTGAAAATTGTTTACACTTCACAGAACctaacatattattaattaattaaattcagtaAAAAGGAAACcgtttcaaataaattcacaaaCTTACAAGTTCTTTTATAACAGTTATAATACCTGCGTGATACTTGAATAGTGATTGACGTAATAGGTGCCCAAATATGTAGGTAGTTAGTCGATATACCAGCTTGTTAGCACACTATGCCTTATcaagataattaaattatcagCCAGAATACATACACTGCTGAAAAAAGGATTTGTCATAATTCCCACACTCGTAACTTGGGTACTGCTTGTAACGCAACTTGGGTATTGCTTTTAATAACCTAAGCTACTTCTGTAGGAGCTGCGGAAAACGTAGCAGGTTACTCCAGCCCAAAacaaacagggtggtttttagtcagtaagtgtctgacactccctctcgcctcacctaaagTGGGACatgtcattagatgattttccagcTACAAAAAAAATGAGGCTACTACTGCATCACACCCAAAGAAGTTAACATTGTATTAACATTCGATCACAGTTTACCAACATTTTCTTTGAcaaattaaattgataattGACCGACAACGGACAGGGAAGTACCgtgtaattaaaatacatagtcCGCATACACATACACAAGTTACTTACATAGTACATTACTTAGTATCCGCAATGTTTTCTTGTCAATTGTAGTAAGTATCTAATTAATCATTGCTCTATTAACTACAATGGCTACCGGTTTTTAACGTTTGACACATTTAAGTTGTTGTCTTGTCTTCTAATTGTTGTACAAAAAAGTGTATACATGTCTGAAACGACACTCTAAATGTACATAGTTATGTACACTTAAGTAGAGAATTTAAAACAATCAAGTATCATTATATTTCATGATTAATTTTTCCGTTTTTGTAACAACATAGGGTAACCTTAAACTTCTGATAATTCTGAGCGCTAAGCCTAAACACTAACGTAACTAAAGAGATTCATTTAAACAtaccaaaaactaaaataaatatttttgtttcaacttGCTGGTAAACATAAAGTTTTTAATGCACTAACTGTCACAATATTCCTAATGGCATTATGGTGGAGTCGTTAAATGTCACAGTTTATcaatctttataattattttcgaggtatttatttctttttcaatcCTTACAATTACATCGATATGTTAAAGAAGGTAAGCCAACAATAGAAAAATGTACAATATTCCGTAACACAAAACTTATTGGTCCATCTTGCTTAAATACTTATAACCTCATGGTGTAGttatttcggagctgcggactacctaacgagtTTACCAAAGCTCTGGTTCAAAgaattaggaacggggtggtttttagtcagtaagagtctgacactcgctcccGCCTCGccaaaggtgggagaagtcattagatgattcccCCACCCCCACAAAAATAGGGTGCAGTTATCGCCAGTTATGTAATGTCTCATGTAAAATGAGCGAGTCTACTGATATAATAAGCGATACATATTCCTTAATCATTATCAATGTATTTAACAATTTCTTCAACGTGCTGTGTCGTCACTTCTATCCGGATGCGAACGCGACGCATGGCCATACTGCTAAGACTAATACACTTTcgctacatacatatattatcaaTAAATTCCCATGTTCAAAACATAAAGAGTGGTAACGAAGGCTATTAGCATATTAAGTAAGTGAGAGGAATAACAAACCTTCCAATGCTTTTACTACCTTGAAGtaaatctaaataaacttagaagACAACGGGTTAAGGAGCAGTTTTTAGATTCCGATTGCATATCTAACCTAGCAGCAGACTGTGATAGCATTAAATgacttatttttgttgttttgttattaaattgtaaaaatgtttatcAAGATTTTTCGTAGAGACAAACACTAAACGTTCTACTCAAAAAACTGACTTGTAATTTCATGAAGAGCTAtttacaaactttttatttcGCTGTAATGCCAGTTAAATACAACAATTcctaaaaaataactaaatatatattatttagcaataaaatatatcttatttaGTAAACTTCACCTTAAATCTATGGAACATAACACCACGTAATAGTTGCGCCCGCGTCACTTCATCTGCAGTTCCGACGCGTAGCATCTGGAGCGAATAGGCCTCTTTAGTAAAACTACGGCCGGCATaccaaacaaaattacataatttcgaACGAGTCTATTTACTCCATTTACCTAAAATAAACAGAAGGGCTTGCTTATTTCAATTGATACAACATAAACTATACTGAATCAGCTTGTTTCGATTTTCGAATTCAATATTGTTAAATTAGTGCATTTTCAGTACTAAGGTCATACacgctccggagctgcggactacctagcggaatTACTGGGGCTCCGtcttgaaaagtaggagtaggaacagggtgatttttagtcagtaacatgTAAGAAGAACACTACCTCACGCCTCGCCCGAAGCGGGAGAAGTTGGTTCAACCCGGCCAATCAAAGAGcagaacgcgttctcgtttcgatttcgttaaacgtaaaacaaattcgtaccaAGCCAACCTTACTAAAGGGGTAATCATgcaaatcaatcaaaataatgACTTATAAGCGTATTATCAACacaattgtatattttgttcaaGGTACAAAGTCTTACTCCTTCTGAAACATCTTCAAGTACCGATAAGACTCCGATGCAATGTTCTGTTTGTAAAACAACAGCCAAGTCTAGCCTTTACGTTTGTGAGAGTGGCCACGTCATATGTAAAAGTTGTCAAAAATGTGGTATGTAAGATAACacataagaaaatgttttttgtaataactatcctGAGACCAtgtcaaaattaactaaaaaatcatggtttCCTCATGTAAATATTATGGAGAAAACGAGTAGGCTGCGTGATTTTTCTGGTTAACGTAAGAAAATATTGTAGAAAACCTATTTCACgcaaaagatatttattattacttgttgTACTAGAGATATTTGGATCTTCGTATCCAATTTAAGTGCCATCTATGcgaataattttcataatttatagaCATTACACAAGACACTCGTAATGAATGTGGTGACAACAATCCAGATAAAATGGAGACTCCAAATAATGACCTGATGAATAAAGTACAAGACTTAGCAAGCGGAGACTTTGACAAACTTGCAGCTCAAGGTATGTGATCTGCAAGGAAACGTTACTCTGTTGAGCCTAGCTTCGCTATACGTTAATCAGTCATACGTATTTAGTGTTTTTAAAGTACATACTTGAAACGTTATTTTTACAGATCTAGATAAAGAATCAAAGAAAAGCTATAAAGAAGATAAAACCTTAGCAAAAACTCAGGTAAGTTCTTATTTGCttgtatagtaataaaatatatgtttcacGCTACTACATGGTCTGTCAAAAGTAATagatatctaaatataatttcaggATCTAGACGAAGAGTCTAAGAAACACGCAGAAGCaattattgaatataaaaatctGTATTATCAAGAGACCAGCTCCAGTGTCACAAGTGTGGAAGGTTTGAAGATCACAGACGACAATGTGTCATGTCAAAGCGGTTCCCATATTGCTCCAAGGTAGAATatgccatttatttatatatatttaattccTAGTTTTGATTTGCTTTGCGAAATTGGACACAGTACACTTTTAGGGAACAAGAGAATAGTTCCCTAataaaaggaggatcctccaacCAGACGAGGTGATGTCTCtggtgggctttctgcccaactgttgttcgttgggattgtctGCATTCCgtttgacgtcatcagtacgcatcgcatgtggcattgctgatgatgcggatcagaggacgcagttgtatgaattACACATATCTTCTCCGAATTTAGTACCTACATGTGCCCCACAACCTATGACTTCTTGGTCATCATGGCAAAGTGatcttataatgttttttttaattattacagaCCTGTAATGTGTCCAGTAACCGTTTGTTCAAAAATGGTGACGATCGACTCCTTCATGCTACACTTCCATTTCGATCATTCCAAGGTTCCAAGAAAAACTTTGGATGACACCACGCCTCAAGAAATTTCGCTAAAAGCATCAAACTTCTCCAATGAAGTACAATGTGTGGCTACATTTATAATGGAAACTCAAAAAAGGttaataaaagaataataaagatatttttttctaaaaaaaaactatagtcGTCGTGCTTGTCGCATGCAGAGTCTTTTCCTGCGACAATAACTTTTCCAATAATACTCATGTAATATGGTTTGCCTATAGCAAACCTAAATAAACCCAATGGTGCTGGATGGTCCTCTTTAATGTGATTACCAAATACATCACAATTTCTATTTTCAGATCAAGCAATATGAGAAAAGCAGAGTCGACACCAACTGTTCGCAATACTTTGAGGGACAATAAACTATTACTGTTAATGGCTGTGAAATTGCCTATAAATCCTATAAAACTGCCTGGCATGAAATCTGAACAAACACACGTTTTCACTCGGAGTATTCAGACACAGACGGAGAAAATTTTCGATTATGATTCTGGGGTATAACGTTTTTCCTTAAGTTGTATTATGGTCAAGTAAATCTGTTGCCTTACATAGGAGGCAATATCAAAATCCTAAttgtttctttctttaaaatattgccCCACACCAGGATTctctcctgtatcgtgagtgcgttttttaaacatacacaagacactcagacccgaaacaacaatttgtggatcacacaaagagttgctccgtgcgggaattgaacttgctacacgttacacggtaGCCGGTTGTCTAGCCATCTACTTTTCACTTTTCAGTCTAATTGCTCTGCTCTGCGTTTTGGAAACGGACAACCTTAAAGTAGTACTTTAACGCTGCACCAGACCAGCCTTTAccaaaatatgaattttattttcagatgtTTGTAGATCGCAGCAAAAATAGTAGCgatcataaaacaaatacaactaAACTAGAGTTTATTGAGGATGAAATCCTTTTACTGTGGCTCTGCAAATTGGATGATGCAGAGAAAGTGTTCAGTGTAAGTATTGTGACGATATAAATACTCAACAGTCAATTTCTTTCTAATAAACTACTTGAGACCAtgtcaaaattaactaaaaaatcatggtttCCTCATGTAAATATTATGGAGAAAACGAGTAGGCTGCGTGATTTTTCTGGTTAACGTAAGAAAATATTGTAGAAAACCTATTTCACGCAAAAGATATTTTCAGATCAAGCAATATGCGAAAAGCAGAGTCGACACAAACTGTTCGCAATACTTTGAGGGACAATAAACTATTACTGTTAATGGCTGTGAAATTGCCTATAAATCCTATAAAACTACCTGGCATCAAATCTGAACAAACACACGTCTTCACTCGGAGTATCCAGACACAGACGGAGAAAATTTTCGATTATGATTCTGGGGTATAACGTTTTTCGCATAGTTGTATTCTGGTCTAGAAAATCTGTTGCCTTACATAGGAGGCAATATCAAAATCCTAAttgtttctttctttaaaatattgccCCACACCAGGATTctctcctgtatcgtgagtgcgttttttaaacatacacaagacactcagacccgaaacaacaatttgtggatcacacaaagagttgctccgtgcgggaattgaacttgctacacgttacacggtaGCCGGTTGTCTAGCCATCTACTTTTCACTTTTCAGTCTAATTGCTCTGCTCTGCGTTTTGGAAACGGACAACCTTAAAGTAGTACTTTAACGCTGCACCAGACCAGCCTTTAccaaaatatgaattttattttcagatgtTTGTAGATCGCAGCAAAAATAGTAGCgatcataaaacaaatacaactaAACTAGAGTTTATTGAGGATGAAATCCTTTTACTGTGGCTCTGCAAATTGGATGATGCAGAGAAAGTGTTCAGTGTAAGTATTGTGACGATATAAATACTCAACAGTCAATTTCTTTCTAATAAACTACTTGACTTAAGATATTAATTAGACATTGATATAACTCATAATCAAGATCAAGATTGTGTTCATAATTATATCCTTATTCATTCCTTACAACTATACTCAGAAAAAAACCCAATGGAAATAAgagttttgaaatgaaatgaaattccaTAGCAACTGCAAATCAAATCGTGTTCTAATGTTGTATAGATAACGCTATTGGGTGAAGACAGAAGACGAGGTTACTGTTACCTTGGTGACGCTGGTCATGTAAGAGACAACCAGGATCCATACTTACTCTGCGAAAGATCCGAATGCCTCATGGTTAAAAGTACTACAGTTAACGACCTCTACGATCTTAATGGTCATGTTACCGTTATAGTTAGTATGAtaggataaataaaatattattaaaacttaaaattgttttattaaaacattaaaattaacttactagaattgTTCACAAAACTTATCAGCATCATTATATGTATTAACTTGTACTGCACTACGCAGTTTCCTATTAGCTTCATTCTCATCGTAATACACTCTGACTTTTTGCTTACTACATTTCTTAGCTCCTCTTAATTCATTTTGATAGAATATGTCATAATCAGGATTTGGTTTTTCTTTTTCGACTTTATAATGATTGGCTTTATTAACATCTTTCAAAAAGTCGAATGGGTCATTTTTGTACTTGTATCCAGCCGGATATCCATTCTGATTCTGAGACCCCGTTGGGTAGCCAGTTTGGTATCCCGTTGGGTATCCAGGTTGGTATCCCGTCGGGTATCCAGTTTGATATCCCGTCGGGTATCCAGTTTGGTATCCCGTTGGATATCCAGTCTGTGCACTGGGAAAGTTAGGGTTGAAATCTGTAGACATTTTTGTATCAGGATCCGTACTTTTTAATACAGTATAATCAAATCTGTTTGGATTTTTCTGAGCATGATTCTCTTTTTGAGCAACATGAGTACTATGAACCTTTGTAGGTAGTGGCAGTGGTTCATGCTCTGAATCTACAACTTTAATGCTTTTTAATTCAACCCTGAAATAAGAattttaactataaattaaagttatttgacCTGATTCTAAATCTAGTACAAACTTTACCgtaatttacttttaactaCTGCGATGTCTAGCTAGGGAGTCTTGATATACAGTAcgaattctaataatatttttttgtattaacgttaataaagtatacaatttTATCTTTACCCATAGCTCGCGTCATCAGCGTAGTACTTCACTTGTATTGGGTTGCCCTCATTATCCATATACGTATATCTACCAATTACTGTTCCATTAGGAAAATGCTTCTCATCCCGAACTTCAGGTGTTTCTACTTCAGGTTTTGTTGTCGGATAACCTGTAGAATGAATTTCATCAACAATGTTGcgatatgtagaaaaaaaataatgactatAAAGACTGATGCACATGAGAAGTCACCGTAGACTCTTTGAAGAGACTTACAAGACAaacaatatagttttttttttctttagtaaaaCGTTACTccatactagaattttctcctgtgtcgttggtgcgtttacaaaaatacaagttcacatacacatgacacctagacccgaaacaacaatttatggatcagacaaagagttgttccgtgcgggaatcgatctcgctacacattgcgtggcagtcggttgcccaaccaccgcactaACTATGCAGTTTAGGATATTATATCGtagtagaaattaaaatatttttaggtagTCACTGCACGACTATAAGTATAGAGTCTTGTTTTATAAGAAGACACCTACCTTTACCTTTTTTGTACCtttgtaccttttttattttatcatttgtaCCTTTATAATCGACTCTTAATTCTTTTATCGAATACTTACATGTGACTGTTGTAAAGAATATCAAAGGAAATACGTAAAACTTCCATAAATGCTTTCTCTTTAACTTTAAACGCTTCAtagcaatattattaaaaatattttctaacattCATCTCAGTTTGTCAAACTgacaattaaattgttttttacttATGCTATTTCTGTCAACTGTTAGGATAACCAAATAGTTTTGTTAAGAAATTATTACTGATTTTGCATAGAATTTGGTACTATTGTGATAAATTAAGTAGTGtatgaaaattgatattttattatattatatatatctcAGTGAGATATCtgaatttttatttcctaaaaccatttttactTGCCATCGACGAATGCAACTGTTGAAGGCACAATCAATGGATTAATGGAATAACCAATTCATTTAAATGGCAAACACTCATTTGTATCAATATAAGACCTAAAACTCCACCCTTCCCTTAAAATGCCAAAGGGCTCTTCCTACACCAGTTCAACACCAATAgctattttatcaataaaacaaacatcatcGTTGCTTATAATAGTTTATTCCCAAAtactttacataaattaaataaattaacttctaATAAATAATCTGACTCATATATTGTTAAATGCAATACGGTACTGAAGCCttcatgtttgttatttttatacaaaactagcaaacccgacgaactccgtttcgccaccaatgattttctctgttttcatgcttttctcttgaaatttttcctgaattttctttactataaacctcacgaagcACGAggcctttccaacgaatgcaaaaccgtggaaatcggttcgtgtgttctggagttagtTCGGATAGGGCTGTTCTTACCTTTATAGTCTGTCCGAGCATAAAGGAAGGAACAGATAGGGACGCGACCCTGGCCTCCCGAGCTGCTGCAAGAACTTTCCTCATATCCCTCCGTTTCTGCAGTGTCCCCGTCAACCTTCGAGCTGAGGAAGTTTTCGATCACCACTGTCTTGCAGGGGTAGTCGTAACTCCCACAGCTCTCCTATCCTACAGACTCACAATTCCTTACTAATTACCCCATTCCCTTTtcctttcaataaaaatatgagaaTTGCCTTTTTGCCACACTGAATGTGTGTGGAGGTGTAGAAGGTAAAATGGTAGAGATATGTGAGATGATGAACATGAGAAAGATTGATGTGTTAGGAGTGAGTGTGACTAAAAGAAAGGATGGTGTAGCTACCACCCATGGCCAATACTTTGCGTACTGGTCTAGTGTGGCAAGTTCCCAGAGGGGCAGCCAGGGGGTGGGAGTTATTCTATCtgaaagaatgaatgaatgtgtgaAAGGGT
This Spodoptera frugiperda isolate SF20-4 chromosome 20, AGI-APGP_CSIRO_Sfru_2.0, whole genome shotgun sequence DNA region includes the following protein-coding sequences:
- the LOC118261810 gene encoding uncharacterized protein LOC118261810 isoform X2, giving the protein MSQFINLYNYFRGIYFFFNPYNYIDMLKKVQSLTPSETSSSTDKTPMQCSVCKTTAKSSLYVCESGHVICKSCQKCDITQDTRNECGDNNPDKMETPNNDLMNKVQDLASGDFDKLAAQDLDKESKKSYKEDKTLAKTQDLDEESKKHAEAIIEYKNLYYQETSSSVTSVEGLKITDDNVSCQSGSHIAPRPVMCPVTVCSKMVTIDSFMLHFHFDHSKVPRKTLDDTTPQEISLKASNFSNEVQCVATFIMETQKRSSNMRKAESTPTVRNTLRDNKLLLLMAVKLPINPIKLPGMKSEQTHVFTRSIQTQTEKIFDYDSGMFVDRSKNSSDHKTNTTKLEFIEDEILLLWLCKLDDAEKVFSITLLGEDRRRGYCYLGDAGHVRDNQDPYLLCERSECLMVKSTTVNDLYDLNGHVTVIVSMIG
- the LOC118261810 gene encoding uncharacterized protein LOC118261810 isoform X1, with translation MSQFINLYNYFRGIYFFFNPYNYIDMLKKVQSLTPSETSSSTDKTPMQCSVCKTTAKSSLYVCESGHVICKSCQKCDITQDTRNECGDNNPDKMETPNNDLMNKVQDLASGDFDKLAAQDLDKESKKSYKEDKTLAKTQDLDEESKKHAEAIIEYKNLYYQETSSSVTSVEGLKITDDNVSCQSGSHIAPRPVMCPVTVCSKMVTIDSFMLHFHFDHSKVPRKTLDDTTPQEISLKASNFSNEVQCVATFIMETQKRSSNMRKAESTQTVRNTLRDNKLLLLMAVKLPINPIKLPGIKSEQTHVFTRSIQTQTEKIFDYDSGMFVDRSKNSSDHKTNTTKLEFIEDEILLLWLCKLDDAEKVFSITLLGEDRRRGYCYLGDAGHVRDNQDPYLLCERSECLMVKSTTVNDLYDLNGHVTVIVSMIG
- the LOC118282306 gene encoding uncharacterized protein LOC118282306, encoding MLENIFNNIAMKRLKLKRKHLWKFYVFPLIFFTTVTCYPTTKPEVETPEVRDEKHFPNGTVIGRYTYMDNEGNPIQVKYYADDASYGVELKSIKVVDSEHEPLPLPTKVHSTHVAQKENHAQKNPNRFDYTVLKSTDPDTKMSTDFNPNFPSAQTGYPTGYQTGYPTGYQTGYPTGYQPGYPTGYQTGYPTGSQNQNGYPAGYKYKNDPFDFLKDVNKANHYKVEKEKPNPDYDIFYQNELRGAKKCSKQKVRVYYDENEANRKLRSAVQVNTYNDADKFCEQF
- the LOC118261810 gene encoding uncharacterized protein LOC118261810 isoform X4; this translates as MQCSVCKTTAKSSLYVCESGHVICKSCQKCDITQDTRNECGDNNPDKMETPNNDLMNKVQDLASGDFDKLAAQDLDKESKKSYKEDKTLAKTQDLDEESKKHAEAIIEYKNLYYQETSSSVTSVEGLKITDDNVSCQSGSHIAPRPVMCPVTVCSKMVTIDSFMLHFHFDHSKVPRKTLDDTTPQEISLKASNFSNEVQCVATFIMETQKRSSNMRKAESTQTVRNTLRDNKLLLLMAVKLPINPIKLPGIKSEQTHVFTRSIQTQTEKIFDYDSGMFVDRSKNSSDHKTNTTKLEFIEDEILLLWLCKLDDAEKVFSITLLGEDRRRGYCYLGDAGHVRDNQDPYLLCERSECLMVKSTTVNDLYDLNGHVTVIVSMIG